Genomic segment of Mycolicibacterium psychrotolerans:
GAGGTAGATCACCAGGATCGACGCCCAGAGCGTCACCAGCCATCCATCCGTGGCCCTGCGTAGCCACGCAGGAGCGAAGCGGACTTCCATGAAACTGCGCACGATCACCCGTCCCTTGACGAAGCCGAGCGTGATCGCGGTGACGGTGAGCGGCACGCTGGCGCTCGCGGTGCCGGAGGCATGCCCCGGTGCCAGCCACCACGAGATCACCGTGATCGCGCAGAGGGCGAGCCACGCCACGGTGAGAGCGCGGGTGGTGCTCGTCGCCGGCGTCGTCACCGTCTCACCTCACCACGTAGAGCAGGGCGAAGATGACCACCCAGAGCAGATCGACCATGTGCCAGTAGACGGCCCCGGACTCGATCATCGACAGCCGCCGCCTGTGCGTAGGCCGAATCTCGCGCAACACGACTCCCATGATCACCAGCCCGAGCAGCACGTGGAACACGTGCACGCCGGTGAGCATGTAATAGAACATGAAGAACTCGCTGCCGGCCACGGTGTGGCCGACAGCGATCATGGTCGACCACTCGTAGCCCTTCAGTGCGACGAACACGAACCCGCACCCACCGGCCAGCACGGTCAACCGCAGGGCGGCCGCATGCTCGCCGCCGCGGGCGTGCACCACACTGCGTG
This window contains:
- a CDS encoding cytochrome C oxidase subunit IV family protein — encoded protein: MTTPATSTTRALTVAWLALCAITVISWWLAPGHASGTASASVPLTVTAITLGFVKGRVIVRSFMEVRFAPAWLRRATDGWLVTLWASILVIYLW
- a CDS encoding cytochrome c oxidase subunit 3 family protein; translated protein: MTETTAPRSDAPKTAARRGHLPGDLPMWVMVLGDLLIFGAYFLIFMVHRAMDPHGFLEAQQHLDLDIGALNTLVLLTSSWFIARSVVHARGGEHAAALRLTVLAGGCGFVFVALKGYEWSTMIAVGHTVAGSEFFMFYYMLTGVHVFHVLLGLVIMGVVLREIRPTHRRRLSMIESGAVYWHMVDLLWVVIFALLYVVR